From Primulina tabacum isolate GXHZ01 chromosome 2, ASM2559414v2, whole genome shotgun sequence, one genomic window encodes:
- the LOC142537951 gene encoding non-specific lipid-transfer protein 1-like, translated as MPTNVVSGSKLWAMGILMISAMWASHAGAVPCTTAVATLGPCMDYLVGMAINVTVPCCQGADSLNQMVKTKPELQSLCECLKQAAAAMGVLPDRAAAIPVLCKITVPFPISYDVDCSKVESVYGRNQRETQSMLRH; from the exons ATGCCTACAAATGTGGTCTCCGGCTCCAAATTATGGGCCATGGGAATACTCATGATTTCAGCAATGTGGGCAAGCCATGCCGGTGCGGTCCCGTGCACCACCGCTGTCGCAACGCTGGGACCATGCATGGATTATCTCGTGGGCATGGCAATCAACGTGACGGTTCCGTGCTGCCAGGGAGCGGACTCGCTGAATCAGATGGTTAAGACGAAGCCGGAGTTGCAAAGCTTGTGCGAATGCCTTAAACAGGCGGCGGCTGCGATGGGGGTTTTACCTGACAGAGCGGCGGCCATTCCCGTTCTTTGCAAGATAACTGTTCCTTTTCCTATTAGCTACGATGTTGACTGCAGCAA GGTCGAATCCGTGTATGGTCGCAACCAGAGGGAAACGCAAAGCATGCTGCGGCATTAA
- the LOC142532797 gene encoding protein CLMP1-like encodes MGKSRHSKKKIAGNQAQSQYQVSGGDNSSPAPVANGGVNLDSSAYLKRAHELKEEGNRRFQAKDYLGALQQYENALELTPKTSPDRAVFHSNRAACMMQMKPIDYDAVISECTLALQVQPRYVRALLRRARAFEAIGKYEMAMLDVRELLVVDTNNHDALEIAERLRIVSGPRTEAQQDLKSRPSPAALGASAVRGAPVSGLGPCLPARPLFKKPSHSAAVSALPYDNKSEKLYPIPSIENEGDTKIQFPKVVLKPSNGSSRSNIDGSKDNQKEQLLCQPNSLPLFEQSAHSTSRWRPLKLVYDHDIRLAQMPVNCSFKELRNVVSNRFPMSKAVLVKYKDNDGDLVTITCTSELKMAESCVDDLSLKEIDADKGESVGLLRLHIVEVSPEQEPPLLEEDEEKPLEKEGDKVDDDMSQISLADPAGKFMDAEIDKQEKFSQKEKSGGLEDHDYKEMEIDDWLFEFAQLFRTHVGIDPDAHVDLHELGMEQCSEALEETVTSEEAQSLFDKAAVKFQEVAALAFFNWGNVHMCAARKKMPIDDSSGKEIMATQLQTAYDWVREKYSLAREKYEEALLIKPDFYEGLLALGQQQFEMAKLHWSFVLAKKDDLTKWDPTETISLFDSAEEKMKAATEMWEKLEEQRAKESKDPTVSKKDELLKRKKKQGSAAEGDTSGIGGREEISPEDAAEQASVMRSQIHLFWGNMLFERSQIECKLGLSGWAKNLDVAVERFKLAGASEADISTVVKNHYSKEAAAEVPDSSAINSIP; translated from the coding sequence ATGGGGAAGTCTAGGCATAGTAAAAAGAAGATCGCTGGAAACCAAGCCCAGAGCCAATACCAGGTTTCTGGAGGGGATAACTCTTCCCCTGCTCCCGTTGCTAATGGTGGTGTTAATTTAGATTCATCAGCTTACTTAAAAAGAGCCCATGAGCTAAAGGAAGAGGGCAATAGGAGGTTTCAGGCTAAAGACTATTTAGGTGCCCTTCAACAATATGAAAATGCCCTTGAACTTACCCCTAAAACAAGTCCTGATCGAGCAGTCTTTCACAGCAACCGAGCCGCGTGTATGATGCAAATGAAACCTATTGACTATGATGCTGTGATATCAGAGTGTACTTTGGCTCTTCAGGTACAGCCTCGGTATGTCCGAGCTCTTTTAAGGAGAGCTCGCGCATTTGAAGCGATAGGGAAGTATGAAATGGCCATGCTGGATGTGCGTGAACTGTTAGTTGTGGACACGAATAATCATGATGCTTTGGAGATTGCTGAAAGATTGAGGATAGTGTCCGGACCTCGCACAGAAGCCCAGCAGGACCTCAAAAGCCGCCCATCGCCAGCTGCCTTGGGTGCCTCTGCGGTTCGTGGGGCCCCAGTTTCTGGCCTTGGTCCTTGTTTGCCAGCTAGACCTTTATTCAAGAAGCCCTCTCATTCAGCTGCAGTATCAGCTCTACCATATGATAATAAGTCGGAAAAGCTTTATCCTATCCCGTCAATTGAAAATGAGGGAGATACCAAAATCCAGTTTCCAAAAGTTGTCTTGAAGCCATCAAATGGTTCTTCAAGATCCAATATTGATGGTAGTAAGGATAACCAGAAGGAACAGTTGCTTTGTCAACCAAATTCGCTTCCACTTTTTGAGCAATCTGCACACTCTACAAGCCGATGGAGACCGTTGAAACTTGTCTATGATCATGACATAAGACTTGCACAAATGCCAGTGAATTGCAGTTTTAAAGAATTGAGAAATGTTGTTAGCAATCGTTTCCCTATGTCAAAAGCCGTCCTGGTAAAATACAAGGACAATGATGGTGACTTAGTAACTATAACATGTACCTCCGAACTTAAAATGGCTGAGTCATGTGTCGATGACCTTAGTCTGAAAGAGATTGATGCTGATAAAGGAGAATCTGTTGGTCTGTTGAGGTTGCATATTGTTGAAGTGAGTCCTGAGCAAGAGCCACCTCTActagaagaagatgaagagaagCCTCTTGAGAAGGAGGGGGATAAGGTAGATGATGATATGTCACAAATCTCACTGGCTGATCCTGCGGGAAAATTTATGGATGCTGAGATTgataaacaagaaaaattttctcaaaaagAAAAATCCGGAGGACTAGAAGACCACGATTATAAGGAGATGGAGATAGATGATTGGTTATTTGAGTTTGCGCAGCTCTTTCGGACCCATGTCGGGATTGACCCTGATGCTCATGTTGATCTGCATGAGCTTGGTATGGAACAATGTTCTGAAGCACTTGAGGAAACTGTGACTAGCGAAGAGGCTCAAAGTCTTTTTGACAAGGCAGCTGTGAAGTTTCAGGAGGTGGCTGCTCTTGCCTTCTTTAACTGGGGAAATGTTCATATGTGTGCAGCAAGGAAAAAAATGCCAATAGATGATTCATCTGGTAAAGAGATAATGGCCACACAGCTTCAAACTGCGTATGATTGGGTAAGAGAGAAATATTCTCTTGCCAGAGAGAAATACGAGGAGGCTCTATTGATCAAACCAGATTTTTACGAAGGATTGTTGGCTCTGGGGCAGCAGCAATTTGAAATGGCCAAACTTCATTGGTCGTTTGTACTAGCAAAGAAAGATGACCTGACCAAGTGGGATCCGACTGAAACTATTAGCCTTTTTGATAGTGCAGAAGAAAAAATGAAGGCAGCAACTGAGATGTGGGAGAAGCTGGAGGAACAGAGAGCTAAAGAATCCAAAGATCCTACTGTGAGCAAGAAGGATGAACTTttgaaaagaaagaagaaacagGGTAGTGCTGCAGAAGGCGATACCTCAGGCATAGGGGGTCGAGAGGAAATTTCTCCTGAAGATGCAGCAGAGCAAGCTTCAGTGATGCGATCTCAGATTCATCTATTCTGGGGTAACATGCTTTTTGAGAGGTCTCAAATAGAATGTAAATTGGGCTTGTCTGGTTGGGCAAAAAATCTTGATGTTGCAGTGGAGAGGTTCAAACTTGCCGGAGCCTCTGAAGCTGACATTTCCACCGTAGTGAAAAATCACTATTCTAAAGAAGCTGCTGCAGAAGTGCCTGATTCTTCAGCAATTAACAGCATTCCGTAA
- the LOC142532801 gene encoding 1-aminocyclopropane-1-carboxylate oxidase 3-like, with translation MATFPVVNMENLNGEERPATMEIIKDACENWGFFELVNHGIAPEFLDTVERLTKEHYKRTMEQRFKEMVASKGLDSVQSEISDLDWESTFFLRHLPESNISEIPDLEDEYRKVMKEFASQLEKLAEQLLDLLCENLGLEKGYLKKAFYGSKGPTFGTKVSNYPPCPKPDLIKGLRAHTDAGGIILLFQDDKVSGLQLLKGEEWVDVPPMRHSIVINIGDQLEVITNGKYKSVLHRVIVQTDGTRMSIASFYNPGSDAVIYPAPALVEKEESKYLYPKFVFEDYMKLYVGVKFEAKEPRFEAFKNMENIAKLDPIATA, from the exons aTGGCAACTTTCCCTGTGGTTAACATGGAGAATCTCAATGGAGAAGAGAGGCCTGCTACGATGGAGATCATAAAAGATGCCTGTGAAAACTGGGGTTTCTTTGAG CTGGTGAATCATGGGATAGCTCCTGAGTTTTTGGACACGGTGGAGAGGCTGACAAAGGAGCACTACAAGAGAACTATGGAACAAAGATTTAAGGAAATGGTGGCGAGTAAAGGGCTGGACTCTGTTCAGTCTGAAATCTCTGATTTAGACTGGGAAAGCACTTTCTTCTTGCGCCATCTTCCTGAATCAAACATCTCGGAAATCCCTGATCTTGAAGATGAGTACAG GAAAGTTATGAAGGAATTTGCATCTCAATTGGAGAAGCTGGCTGAGCAGCTTCTTGATTTGCTGTGCGAAAATCTTGGGCTTGAGAAGGGTTATCTGAAAAAGGCATTCTATGGATCCAAAGGCCCAACCTTTGGCACAAAGGTCAGCAACTACCCCCCATGCCCCAAGCCGGACCTGATCAAGGGACTCCGAGCCCACACCGATGCCGGTGGCATAATTCTTCTCTTCCAAGATGATAAGGTCAGCGGGCTGCAGCTACTCAAAGGCGAAGAATGGGTTGACGTTCCTCCGATGCGCCATTCCATTGTCATCAACATTGGTGACCAGCTTGAG GTGATAACAAATGGAAAATACAAGAGCGTGCTGCATCGGGTGATCGTACAGACAGATGGAACTAGAATGTCAATTGCATCATTCTACAATCCAGGAAGTGACGCTGTGATCTATCCGGCACCAGCATTGGTTGAGAAGGAAGAGAGCAAATATCTGTACCCGAAATTCGTTTTCGAGGATTACATGAAGCTATATGTAGGAGTCAAGTTCGAGGCAAAGGAGCCAAGATTTGAAGCCTTCAAGAACATGGAGAACATAGCTAAATTGGATCCAATTGCAACTGCTTAA